Genomic DNA from Streptococcus uberis:
ACAATCATTGATAATGAACAATACTTTATTGTTTGTCGGATATTCATTAGAAGATTCAACATTTAATTCAATATTTAGACTAATTCAAAATAGTTTTTCTTATGATGCCAAAATTGCCTATTTTTATACTACTTCCAAACCATCAAATATTGTTAGAGAATATTATAGAAAAAAAGGTATATACATAATCTCAAATGAAAGTGATGAATTAAAAGATGAAGCAAGTAGAAAAGACATTGATTCTAGATATTATTTAACACAGATATTTTTTAATGAAATTTTAGAAAATAATCAGGATAATATTATCAATAGTATAAGATTATGGGATAAGATATCGTTCCTGGATAAAATGAATTTTGTTGAGATAAACGATATACATAAATATTCCAGACTTTCTAATAGAGCAATACATCTTGATGATAAATATAATTGGGTTAAAGAAAGTGAAAGTAATTTTGATATAACAAACATCGAACTGATAAACTTTGTTAAAGAAAAAACTCTTCTAAGGAGTTTCTTTAATATAAACTTACCAGACGAAAGACAAATAAGAAAAAATGATTTATTATTTGAACCATATCAACTTTACAAAGAAAAAAAATATAAACTTGCTAAAGTGAAATATAGGGAGATTGCTAATTTATCATTTCAACGAAAAGATTATATTAACTTTTTGATTTGTGAATTTAATTTTAATCACATACATGATTCCTGGGGTCCTGAAGAAAATGACTATCCAAATCCTATAATATCAGTTGAACTAGAACAATTGACTCAACAACTAATCGATTCTTTATCAGGAGATGATAAAAAAATAATTGAATATTTTAGAGATAATATTCTTAATATGCATTTTTTGTATAGTAAACTGGAGAAAATTAATGATTTGTTTGATAAAATTCGTGATGAAAATCAGAATTATAGAAATGGAGGACGTTCTTTCAATAATAATCTAAATAAATCAGCATTTTTAATACGTAATCTACAACAATTCTTAGATTCAAATTGTTTATGTGTGGAGCAATACGCAATTTATAAATCAATAATAAACAGATATCTTGAAATATTACTTCTAAGTTACGATAATGCTAATACCGTACCTAAAACTACTATGTTTGGTAATGAAACAACATCGTCTATTTTGAAGGAAATAGATTTAGAAGATGTTAAAATTATTTTGCCTAATATTGATAAAAACAAAATTAAATATTACTTATCAAATTATTCTTTGAGTAGAATAAAAATATCTAAAGAGGCTAAAAGTTATATTTTTAAGCGTTTTGATACACTGGTTAATATGAATTTTTCTATGATTGATGATAATTTTCATGAATACAGACGAATCCTAACTTTATTGTCAATGATTGACTATGATGAGTTAACAAGTTTAATAGAAGCTGTAGGAAAAATAAATGTAAATTATGAACTAAGCTCAGAAATAAGGGGGATATTAAAAACAATAATTGAATACTCAGATTTGTTGACAGTAGAAGATAAGTTATCTCTTGAAGAAATTTTGATAAATCAAATATCGCTAATTGAAGAAAGTAATCATTCCACTTTTTATTCACTATATGAGTTATATAAGATAATTTTAGATATGTGTAATACTGATGAAAAAAGAGAAATAAAAGTAGAAAAATTAGAAATACAGTTATTGAAAATAAAATATAATAAAATTGAATCGAGCAATATTTTTGCATTTCATTCATTATTCCTTCATTTTTTTAATTATCTATCTGAAGAAACACAGAGTTTAGTATTGAAAATATTATCTACTTTTACAGAGGAGAATGTTAGTTCAGAATATTATCACAATATTATTGAAATTATGGACAAAAAAATATTTGATTTCCCAAATTTAAGAAATTTTATTTATGATAGCTTGATTAATGAAATTAATAAAAAAAATCAGGTTAGAGGAATACAGATATTTCCAGATCCTTGGAAAAGATCAATTTCACAACTTTTTAATCTGTGGAGGAAAGGATACTTTAATGATAAAGAAATATTATCAGATATTGAAGCTGAAATTGAAGGTATCTTTCCTGAGGTTGATTGGGTTTGGTTTAACAATCACAGTGAAAAAGTTATTGAAAAATTATTAGAGGACCGTGAATTATCAAATATTAAAGAATATTTTGCCACGACTATCGAAGAACAAAGAGAGTTGGATAATTATGTTGTTAAAACATATGATAAAAAAAGAATTAAAAAATAGTATAAAATTGGATAAACTTTTTGTTTCTTTATTTTATAAGCTCCAAAATAATTTTGATACCTTTTTGATACCGTAATGTATAATTTATTTGTGTATAAGTGAAAGATTTTACTATTTTATTATTAATAAATACTGTTAATACAGATATTTGTGTACAAGTGAGAATATTAACCAAAAACCAGGTCTTAAAAAAGCCCGCAAAGCATCACAATTCTCAAAACGTTAATATACTGTTATATCAACATTTGGAAACACTTCATGGTTCACACTATGGGGTGTTTTTTTTGTATTACTTCCTAAAGTGTGACGAAATTGACCTAGCTGTTGTGACTTTAGTCGCTTACAGATAAGACTGTAAAGGAAACGAAGTTTTAGTGATTCAATACGGATGTATTGTATTAGAAATTTTTTTAAAATTAATATCATGTGAGTTTTATATGTGAATCTAAAGATCAAAAATGCTATACTATACTCAATGAAAATTAGAGAAAATGTCACTTTCAAAATGGATATAAGAATAAAGTGTAATTTATAGATGTGAGTCTGGCTTTGCTTTTGACAACTTTGAAGTGTCATTTAAAAAAAGTCACTTAAAGTTTATAACTTGCCGAGTTATTAGAAAACATCAACCAAGTACATCCCTAAGTGTAGGAAGTTGCAACTCAAAATGGTTGAGGTATTTGTTCACAATTTTATTAATCCAATGATTGTAAGAAACGTTTAGGAAGGGATACGCTTTTTTGAATAGATGAGATAGGAGAGAGTATGGGAGAAGTTAAAAGTGATGCTGGTATAGCAGGGGATATCGCAAATTCAATACAAGCCGGTGTTAATGGTATTTCTGACGCAGGAACAGTATCAAAAGATGGAACCAGTCACTATCAAGGTAATACCAAAGCATCGTCTTATATAGATAAAGAGAATCAATACAGTATTGACTTATCATCAACAGTTACACAACTGATTGCTAGCATAAATAATATCCATAGTGACTTTGAGGCAATGGATGTTAAAATCAGTAATGAAATATCGAGCAATACTAACTCAACTAAGAAGTCGACAACTCCTAGAC
This window encodes:
- a CDS encoding SIR2 family protein produces the protein MDDDYILAKRQVIKSMNDNSLILFVGAGISVNSGLPTWEGLISSFKDELQISKNEKSAKDNLRVAQYYYDTFGQNHYIKKIEDMFSKGETPLPNELHRQIAKIRPKHIITTNYDTLLEQQFDQEIFKYNVVVEDKDIPYTDSENYLLKMHGDLNKKNFVLKEDDYLDYHLNFPMLITLIQSLIMNNTLLFVGYSLEDSTFNSIFRLIQNSFSYDAKIAYFYTTSKPSNIVREYYRKKGIYIISNESDELKDEASRKDIDSRYYLTQIFFNEILENNQDNIINSIRLWDKISFLDKMNFVEINDIHKYSRLSNRAIHLDDKYNWVKESESNFDITNIELINFVKEKTLLRSFFNINLPDERQIRKNDLLFEPYQLYKEKKYKLAKVKYREIANLSFQRKDYINFLICEFNFNHIHDSWGPEENDYPNPIISVELEQLTQQLIDSLSGDDKKIIEYFRDNILNMHFLYSKLEKINDLFDKIRDENQNYRNGGRSFNNNLNKSAFLIRNLQQFLDSNCLCVEQYAIYKSIINRYLEILLLSYDNANTVPKTTMFGNETTSSILKEIDLEDVKIILPNIDKNKIKYYLSNYSLSRIKISKEAKSYIFKRFDTLVNMNFSMIDDNFHEYRRILTLLSMIDYDELTSLIEAVGKINVNYELSSEIRGILKTIIEYSDLLTVEDKLSLEEILINQISLIEESNHSTFYSLYELYKIILDMCNTDEKREIKVEKLEIQLLKIKYNKIESSNIFAFHSLFLHFFNYLSEETQSLVLKILSTFTEENVSSEYYHNIIEIMDKKIFDFPNLRNFIYDSLINEINKKNQVRGIQIFPDPWKRSISQLFNLWRKGYFNDKEILSDIEAEIEGIFPEVDWVWFNNHSEKVIEKLLEDRELSNIKEYFATTIEEQRELDNYVVKTYDKKRIKK
- a CDS encoding TIGR04197 family type VII secretion effector, translating into MGEVKSDAGIAGDIANSIQAGVNGISDAGTVSKDGTSHYQGNTKASSYIDKENQYSIDLSSTVTQLIASINNIHSDFEAMDVKISNEISSNTNSTKKSTTPRPHLFPR